ACGACCTTGCGGTCTCGACCAAAACGTCAGCCGACTATACTGCGTCGTTTCGCTGTGCGAAGGACGCCAACGGCGATCTTTACATCTCGGACGGCTTTCGAGACCGTATCGAGTTTCCCGCCCAGCGGCGATACATCATCGATCGGATGCGTACCGAAAGGGACACGATCCACGGCATCGAGGATGCACTACACGCCCGAGCCTTCGTCCAGGAACTCCGTTGCGAAAGTTCGCTTAGCCGCATTTCTTTTCGCGCCGTCCGGGTCGATTCCGATAAGTTTGCGCGGGCGTTGACATGGTCGCCGTTGGCCGAAGAAGGAAAAGTGATACTCGTTCGCGGCCCATGGATAACTGATTTTCTCGACGAGGTCTGCAGCTTTCCCCGCGGCCGCCACGACGATCAAGTCGATGCCGTCTCGCTCGCAGTTCAAATGATGTCCGAAAGCCCGAAACGATCCAAAGGATTCTGACCTCCCGCGTTTACGCGCGGCACCTAAACACTATGAATACACACATCGAAGAAGCGATCCATAACTTCCGAACCGCCGGTGCACGATACGCCCGGACCGAGAGGTATTACCGCGGCGATCATGACCTGGCGTTTGCAACCGAGAAATTTGCAAACACCTTTGGTTCGCTGTTTCGCGAATTCGCCCTCAATCTCTGTCCGGTCGTTTGCGACGCGATCCGCGACAAGCTTCGCATCACCGGTTTCGCGGCCCGAAGCAAGCCCGATGATCAGATCGACGATCCTGCGGTTCGGGCATCGGACGTCTGGCATCGAAATCGTATGCCGGTGCGATCGGGTGAGGTCCACCGCGAAGCTCTGATAAACGGCGACGCGTTTGTCATTGTATGGCCGGATGAAAGCGGCGAACCGGCGATATACCCGAATCGCGCGGCCAATTGCTATGCGGTTTACGACGACGACCATCCGGGACGTATTGTCCGGGCCGCGAAATACTGGCGCACGCTCGACCGGAATACGCACCTAAACCTCTATTATCCCGACCGCATCGAGCGCTACATCACGGTCAAACCCGGCGACGCTTTTCTTCCTGAGGCCAAGGAATTCTCGACCGCCGGCGATCCTGTTTCGAATCCGTATGGCGTCGTTCCGATGTTTCATTTTGCCAATAACGCGGAAATCGGGTCCTTTGGGCGATCCGAACTCGACGCCGCGATCCCGATCCAGGACGGGCTCAATAAATCTGTGCTGGATATGCTTGTTGCGATGGAGTTCTCGGCCTATCGGCAGCGGTGGGCGGCTGGCATCGAGATCGCATACGACAACGACGGCAACGCTGTCGCTCCATTCAAAGCAGGCGTCGATCATCTTTGGATAACCGAAAATCCTAACGCTCGGTTCGGCGATTTTGACACGGCCGCGCTTGATCAGTTCATCAAGGTCAAAGACAGTTTCAGGATCGATCTTGCTTCGGTCACGGGGACACCGATGTATTACCTTTTGCCGCACACGCGCGGCTTCCCGAGCGGCGAATCGCTGACGCGGGCCGAGGCGCGGTTCATTGCAAAGATCCGCGACCGGCAAGCGGTCTTTGGCCACGTGTGGTCAGAGGTGATGGAATTTGCGCTTCGGATCGGCGGGTTTGTGGATGTTCGGCTTGAAACTGAGTGGTCTGAGGCATCCTAAAGCGAAGTGAAAGGGCGGCCAAAAGCCGCCCCTCGGTGCTGTTCAGACCGCGGTGAGAAACTGAAAATCTGCGTCGGTGATCCCCTTGATCGCTTTATTTATCTGATCCCAGGTAAGCCACATCGCCGTACCTTTATTCATTGGCTCCGGGTCATGGATCAGGACGCCGGTGTCTGCAACGCCGCAGATAACGACGACGTGGCCATGATTGTGGCCGCCCCAATTCTTCTTGAGACCGGTCCAGACCGGCCCGTGCTTGGTCATGAATTTGTTGAGGCTGTCATAGTCCATCGAAAGGCTGCTGTGGGTCTTCATGTTGAACGTGCGGGCAAGAATGCCGTTATGCCCGGCCCACCAATCGCCGTTGTTTTCGTATCTCGTCTTGAATCCCGAATCGGACATCGGGTCCTTCATCCCTTTGTTGCCGCTCGTTTGTGACCATTGATAGACCATCTGTGCGGATTTCATCCAGCAAACCCCGTCGGTCGGCTGCGGCAAAAGCGGAACGTTTTGGATCGTAGTTATTGGCATTAAGAAAAAAGTGCTCCTATCAGAATTTGTGTAAAGCCTTTTGAACTATTTGGGGCAATCAACACTTCCCCTTGCAATGACGGGCAACATGGCGAAATTTGCGAATTGCCCCGATTCTCGCCATTCTTTGCCGAAGTTCGGTTCGTACTACGATATACGTCGCTCGGTTGTTCGGGTAGAACGGGTAAAAATAAAGTATCAGAGGCCGTGTTTTTCGTAAACGGCGAGACGTTCGCTGAGGCGGGAAGGCGCGATCGAGTCGTGGTCGATGATATCCTCGGGCGTCCGCGTTTCGAGCCACGTCCGTGGGATCATCGCGACAAGCGCGAATATATCTGCCTCGACCTCTTTTCTTGTCTTGTGGCCGACGCCGTGATAACTCGCTGTTTCGTGTGTGTTCGGGGCATGCATCAGGTAATGGGCAAATTCATGAAACATCACGAACAATTTCTCTTGTCTCGGCAGTTTGCTGTCGATCGCAATGTAATGCCCGCCTTTGACGCAGTAATAAAATCCGCTGACGCGAAGCGGTATCTCATCGACAACTATCTTGTGCCGACGGCAGAGCGCGTAAAAATCTGATTCGGTAAGCGGCCGCTCGTTCCAGCCGATGCCGAGTTCTCGAATACGTTTGAGGAAGAAGCGCATAGCGTGGGAGCCTGTTATTACAGATGCAACACTATATCATATACGCTACAATTTGCAAGCGTTACCCGACCGGGTGATCAGGCTTCGCGCTTTACCTTGAGCGTCCGGTCGAGCACCTTCTTTGCGTCCATTATTGCTTCGATCTTGTCGACATCAGAAAAGCTCTCCCAACCCTGAAAGAACACGACACCGAAGTCTTCCGGATATTCGCGGCCCTCGTGGCGAAACCATTCGCCCATCACACGCTGTGGATCGCTGAATCGGGCAAGTGCCGATTCGACATCAAATGGCGGCGGATCGTCGATGCTGCCAAGATTCTGGATCTCGTCGGCGGCACGTTCGAGCAGCATTCGTTCGACCACCTGCTCGATCCTTCGGTCGATCAGTTTGCCAAGATCGAGCGGTTCGCCGCCACGCACGTACATATCGCCGGTTCCGAGCAGGAGCCAGTTTAGCGATACGTTCGTTTCATTAGCGATCTTGATCAGAACATCCGGCGCCGGAAGACGTCCGCCGAAATAGTTTCTTATGGTTGCATGCGGCAACTCTAACCGGCGTGCAATATCCGCCATCGAACCGTGGCCAAAGGCCAATTTCAGCCGTTCAATAAATTGGTCGCTCATAGGTTTGCTACAACAAATGTTTGGCAATTCACCCGATCATACATCCTTTTGCGATCAACCGAAAGCTGTGGTTCGCGAGGTCGGACACGACACAAGATCTATGGGCTGCTATTGTTGAGATACCCCCGCCTGCGATCAAACACTTCGGACGACCTGAATGCCGTGCAAAAGATCGACTTTCGTTGCATGCTAAGGATTTGGCATCAGAGTTCGCCTGGCAGTTGCTTGACATCACGGGCATCCGGAAAGTATATTTTTCAATTCGGCGTCGGCAAGGCCGCGGCCCCGCTTCCGCATTCGCCACCCTAGCTCAGTTGGTAGAGCATTCGATTCGTAATCGAAAGGTCGTCGGTTCAAATCCGACGGGTGGCTCCATATTAACGTCAATACGATCAGTAAGTCACGGTTAGTCGACATTCCCCAACACCGCGCCCCATAATCGAGTAGGACTCAGATTAGGACTCAGCATGCCCAGGAGCTGAGAATTTAATGGACGTCATCCACCGAGGAATGCTCGGTAATCGACAGACTTTTAATAAAGCCCCTGAACATGGAGAGACCTTTTGATTTCCTGGATAAGATTCTGTGTATAATGTTGCCGAATTGATTTGAGAGGACGAGACTGGCACGAAAATGAGATTGCATGAAATACGTAGAACGGTTGTTGACTGCGTGATACTCTTCTGGTGAGCTCTTCCAATTAATTCGTAAGAGATCTGCAAAGGGTCTCGGAACTAAGACAAAGATTCTTATTTTCGCTCCGTGCCTAAGGATCGGAAGGAATGGCTCGCTTCCAGTTTACCCCTTAAATGCATAAAGCATTTCGGCAATTATGGCAGTGCTTATTGAGGCAATTTCTGTAGTCTTCCGGAAAAAGACTATAGAAGGTCTGATTCCCGGTGGGTGGTCGGCATTTCTTGAGGGTGCCCCGAATCGGACTCTGTTTAGTGACGGCAGCCTTGGTTGCGTCAGCTTTATGCATCCGGAAGATGTCGGGAACTATATTTTCTATCTTGAGTCCTTGGGGCTTGATTTTGAGAACTCCGGAGTTACAAAGGACATAGCGGTCGTCGATCAGTTACGTGGAATGACGGTCGCGTCTCCCTGGCTACGCTTTGCGGAAGTCATAAAGGATGGTAACAGCGTAAGTGCATGCTGGTTGGCATCGGAGGAACCAGGTTTCGTCTTCACCCGCAGAGGATGGAGTTACGAAGGTTCATTAAGCGAAAAGCCCGGGTTTGTCGCTAAAGAAGACGTAAACCGTAAGCTTCGTTTCCTCAGGTCTGATGATGGCGTGGACGTATATGTCGATCTCAAAACGGGAAATGAAGTTTTTCTAGGTCGTCCTGAAATCAGCGGGATGAGCAAACAGGAACTTTTTGAGAAGCTTAAAGCATTCTGTGGTGAAGTGCTCGAATTGGGGAGCCAAGCTGAAGCGGCTCGATCAGACGGCGATGCCGAAAAAGGCGCGAATATCCTTTCTCGTCTGTCGGATGAGTTGCTCCCTGTAGTAGAAGAGATCGTGCAGGGCGCAGGACGAAATACGGGGTTTGCTCATTTCACAAATGGA
The DNA window shown above is from Chloracidobacterium sp. and carries:
- a CDS encoding phage portal protein, encoding MNTHIEEAIHNFRTAGARYARTERYYRGDHDLAFATEKFANTFGSLFREFALNLCPVVCDAIRDKLRITGFAARSKPDDQIDDPAVRASDVWHRNRMPVRSGEVHREALINGDAFVIVWPDESGEPAIYPNRAANCYAVYDDDHPGRIVRAAKYWRTLDRNTHLNLYYPDRIERYITVKPGDAFLPEAKEFSTAGDPVSNPYGVVPMFHFANNAEIGSFGRSELDAAIPIQDGLNKSVLDMLVAMEFSAYRQRWAAGIEIAYDNDGNAVAPFKAGVDHLWITENPNARFGDFDTAALDQFIKVKDSFRIDLASVTGTPMYYLLPHTRGFPSGESLTRAEARFIAKIRDRQAVFGHVWSEVMEFALRIGGFVDVRLETEWSEAS
- a CDS encoding C39 family peptidase codes for the protein MPITTIQNVPLLPQPTDGVCWMKSAQMVYQWSQTSGNKGMKDPMSDSGFKTRYENNGDWWAGHNGILARTFNMKTHSSLSMDYDSLNKFMTKHGPVWTGLKKNWGGHNHGHVVVICGVADTGVLIHDPEPMNKGTAMWLTWDQINKAIKGITDADFQFLTAV
- a CDS encoding ImmA/IrrE family metallo-endopeptidase, which codes for MRFFLKRIRELGIGWNERPLTESDFYALCRRHKIVVDEIPLRVSGFYYCVKGGHYIAIDSKLPRQEKLFVMFHEFAHYLMHAPNTHETASYHGVGHKTRKEVEADIFALVAMIPRTWLETRTPEDIIDHDSIAPSRLSERLAVYEKHGL
- a CDS encoding helix-turn-helix domain-containing protein; the protein is MSDQFIERLKLAFGHGSMADIARRLELPHATIRNYFGGRLPAPDVLIKIANETNVSLNWLLLGTGDMYVRGGEPLDLGKLIDRRIEQVVERMLLERAADEIQNLGSIDDPPPFDVESALARFSDPQRVMGEWFRHEGREYPEDFGVVFFQGWESFSDVDKIEAIMDAKKVLDRTLKVKREA
- a CDS encoding tetratricopeptide repeat protein, whose product is MAVLIEAISVVFRKKTIEGLIPGGWSAFLEGAPNRTLFSDGSLGCVSFMHPEDVGNYIFYLESLGLDFENSGVTKDIAVVDQLRGMTVASPWLRFAEVIKDGNSVSACWLASEEPGFVFTRRGWSYEGSLSEKPGFVAKEDVNRKLRFLRSDDGVDVYVDLKTGNEVFLGRPEISGMSKQELFEKLKAFCGEVLELGSQAEAARSDGDAEKGANILSRLSDELLPVVEEIVQGAGRNTGFAHFTNGLILRVLKEYASAEACFRMADELDPDVPNTLLEIVLCLGEQGKYADALPFARRAVEVQPNDPAALGNLAITLFSLGEIAEARQYIETALEIEPTDQINRAIYSQFVG